DNA from Coleofasciculus sp. FACHB-1120:
AAACCTCCCGTACAGAGAAAGCAGCCATAACGAAACAAGTTGTTAAACCAGATCCCGTCACAATTGATAATCGATCCGAGACATCTGACAGGCAAAGCGCTAGCGAATTCAACGCAGACAAACTGCTGCAACTAGGAATTCGACAGCATCAAACGGGACAATTTCAAGAAGCCTTAAAGTCTTTGCAAAGGTCACTCAACCTCTACCAAGAAATCGGTTCGCGCACGGGTGAAGCAAATGTTCTGTTGAATATTGGCGAAACCTACTTCACTTTAGGGCAATATTTGCGATCGCTTGCATTCTACTACCAGACCTTAGACATTCTGCAAGCCATTGGCGATCAACCGGGTGCGGCTAAGGTATTGGATAATTTGGGCAATGCTTACTTCTATCTGGGGGATGAAAAACAAGCGAAAGATTTTCGCGATTCAGCGCAAAAGCTGAGACAAGAAATCGGCAACCCAAAACGAGAAGCAGCTTTTTTAGGCAATGTGGGAATCGCTCACGAATCAGAGGGAGAATATCCAGAAGCGATCGCACTTTACCAAGAACAGCTAGCGGCGGCAAGAGAAAGCCGCAATCCCAACGCAGTGCTGGATTCTCTCAATAACCTGGCAGAAGCTTATCGCACCTTGGGACAATATCCCCAAGCGATTGACTTTTATCAGCAGCAGTTGCTAATTGCTCAGAAAAGCGGCAACGCCACGGAAGAAGGTTATTTTCTCAACAGCATTGCGGATGCTTTCGAGGCGCAGGGGCAATATCCAGAAGCGATTGAAGTCAGAAGACAACAAGTTGCGATCGCTCAAAAAAGTGGTGACGCCGCTTTGCAACTCATCGCCCTGAATAATTTGGCAAAAGCTTACCAAAATGGGGGGCAATTTGAGCAAGCGATCGCACTGTATCAAGAACCGCTGGCGGCGGCAAGGAAAACAGGCGATCGCTTGGCAGAAGGGACGGCGCTGAATAATTTGGCATTTGCGCTTCTAAAATCAGGTAAACCAGAAGAAGCCAAAGAAACCCTACTCAATTCAGTTAAAACTTGGGACGCGATCCGCGCCAACTTAGGCAGCACCAATCGCTATTTGGACGCGCAAACAACGACTTATCAGCGCTTACAACAAGTTTTAATTGCTCAAAAACAGCCGATTGCCGCCTTAGAAATGGCTGAACAAGGGCGGATCAGGTCGATTGTCGATTTACTGCGGCTGCGGTTATCTACCGAACCCGTGGGATCGGGTTTAAAACCCGCACCGAAGAAACTGACTTTTCCCACGATTGAAGAAATTAAAAAAATCGCCAAACAAGAAAACGCCACACTCGTTGAATATTCGATTATTCCCGATGAAGGACTTTATGTTTGGGTGATTCCGCCTAGTGGGGAAGTGATGTTTCGGCGCATCGAACTCGGTGCCCAAAACACAATTTTTCCCGTCTCTTCCATCGAAAATGTAATTGCCAAGATTCCTGAATCTCTAGGATTACAAGCGCCTGCCAATTCTCCGAAACCCACAGCGGCAGAAGCAGCGACAACAGGTAATGCAACTTCCTCATCGGCAAAAGCGCCAATCATTCAGCCAAAACCGTTGCTGCAACTGCATCAACTATTAATTAAACCAATTGCCGATTTATTGCCAGAAGATCCAAACGCCCGTGTTATCTTCATTCCGCAAAAAGAAATGTTTCGGATTCCGTTTGCGGCTTTAGTGGATGTTTATGGCAACTACCTGATTGATAAACATACCATCTTGACAGCACCGGCAATTCAGGTACTTGCTTTAACCAAAGAGCAACGAGGAAAAACTTCTGGGGGCAATCGTCTGGTGGTCGGAAATCCCGTGATGCCGAGAATTGCACCAGCACTGGGACAGGCACCAAAAGCGTTACCGCCGCTAGCAAATGCAGAACAGCAAGCCTTAGAAATCGCTGATTTTCTCAAGACAAAATCTTTGCTAATTGGCAACCAGGCGACAAAGGCGGCGGTTTTGGAACAGATGCGGAAAGCTAAAAGCGTCCATCTCGGAACTTATGCAATTCTGGATGATGTGAAGCGTCAAGGTGTCCCCGGTGCGATCGCACTTGCTCCCGGTGGTTCAGATAATGGTTTACTTACTTCTGCGGAAATTCTGGAATCTTTCGCGCAACCCAAAGGGCAACACCTGCGTCCTGAATTAGTCGTTTTCACTGCTGTTGAAACCGGCAAGGGTAAAACAACTGGCGATGGGGTAATTGGTTTGTCTACTTCTCTAATGGCAGCAGGTGTTCCGACTGCGATCGTGCCTTTGTGGTCTGCGCCAGATGCTCCCATGGGTGCGTTAATGAGTGAATTTTACAAGCAGTTGAAGCAGAACGACGATAAAGCCAAAGCCTTGCGCCAAGCCATGCTCAAAATCAAGCAACAAAATCCCAATCCTAAAGACTGGGCAGGATTCACGTTAATTGGAGAACCCAGATAATGCGACAAACTTGCCCCACTCTTAATACTGTTAATACTGCCTAGCAGGGTGGTTTCATTTATTAAAAGAAAATTCTGTAACGTTGATTTTGGTTAGCGGTAGGGGCTTTTTGATTACCATGCCTCTACAAAATTTCGCAATGTTCGATATTTTCTTTGATTGCATGAAACCACTCTGCGATATTTCTAGGCTTCCTTATCTTTGAGCTGGAAGGTTTTCCGAAACACCCACTGCATGAAGCCAGGAAACATACTATAAGAGGCTTCCGATAAATTAGCGGAACCGACTAAAACCTCAGCTCGCTGATGCTTCACCGCCTCCCAAATTGCCTTTGCTACATCCTCCGGCTTCTCCACCACTGGGGTACTCAGCACCTGATTGAGCTGATCTCGACGCGCTTGGGCATCTTCTACATTCTTACCGCCAAAGATTGCCCGTTCCATCAAACTACTCTTGATTAAATTCGGGTAAATCCCACAAACATGAATACCTTTGGGTGCAAGTTCCGAGTGCAGCGCTTCGGTTAATCCAGTTACCGCAAACTTGCTGGTATTGTAAGGCACAAGATAAGGAACGGGGACTTTGCCGCCGATGGAACTCAGATTTACAATCGTGCCCTGTTTTCGCTCCAGAAAATGAGGTAATAGGGCGTGAATCGTATGAATATATCCCCAAAGGTTGAGGTCTATTGTCTGATGCCAATCGTCTAGGGAGAAAGAATCTGCTGGCCCTGATATATAGAGACCTGCATTATTGATCAGCACATCGATAGTGCCATATTCTTCCAGCGCCTTCTGAACCAGGGTTTTTACCTGCTCCGGGTCTCTGACATCCGTAGGAACGGCTAGAGCTTTTCGACCAAGCGATCGCACTTCCTGTGCCGCTGCTTCCAAGCGGTCAGCCTGACGTGCCGCCATTACCAGGTCATATCCTTTCTGGGCAAACAAGAGAGCCGTTGCTTTGCCGATGCCCTGAGAAGCACCCGTAATTAGTACCGTGGAAGCCATAAAGTCCGTTTAAATAATATTGCTTTACTCTCTCAGTTTGTTCAAGAAAAACGGGGAAATCCTCTAGCTTTTGTCAGAGTTTTTGATAAAAATAGCTAAAATTCTGCTCCTCTAAATTTCGCTTAACTAGGTGATATAGGTTACTTTTGCCAAAACCCCTTACATCTTCCTTGAGAATTAAATGCACATTGGAACTATAGGCAGAGCGCGGTGCCCAATTGGATAGCTAGGATGAATGCGTAATCAATTTGTTAAGGAATGTAAACCATGCAAAGCCCTACTGATTTACCAACTGTTACTACCGCCTACAATGGCAAAGACCGCAATGCCTTTCTGTTTGGCTGGAATCCCCAAGCTGAGCTATGGAACGGACGCTTGGCGATGATCGGCTTTTTGGCTTACCTACTTTGGGATCTAGCAGGCTACAGCGTCGTTCGGGACGTGCTGCACCTGGTTGCCTATACCCGCTAATCTCTATAACCGCTAATGATTGACTTGCGAGACTCGTCTGGCGGGCAGTTGTAGATAAAGACTTCATCTGCCAGCCGGACGGTCAAGCATTCGATGAGGTTGCGAGTGATGTGCAATCAGGGGCAGCGGCAAAACGTCTATGGTTCGGATCGCAGCACCAGCAATCCTTTACAATAGTTATATTATTTTTACAGTATTTAACAAAAAGGAAGCGCTATCTCATCCAGACTACCGAGCATCAACACAGTTTTCTTCCCAGAGACAGTTTTCTTCCCTGAGTGACTTGCACTCGATCGATATTTTTTAAAGGATGAGTATCGTGGAAACCAAGCGCGATCGCGGGTTCTTGAAGGATAGGATAGCGATCGCGATTCTCTCCTAAATTTTTGCTCGAAAGGAAAGCTCCAAATTTACACAAGTATGATCCAGCTCGAACACGCACCTCCGCAACAAGCGAAACTTCCAAAAATAGAAAGAAGTGAAAATCCAATTATTGGACTTTTAATTGCTTTTACTATTATTGGCATCTGGGCAAGCAGTCTAGTTTTCTTAATTTCCCTTGACTGGTCGCAAATTCCTACGGTGTGGAGAATCCCCGCCATTATTTGGCAAATGTTTCTTTATACAGGATTATTCATTACCGCTCATGATGCAATGCATGGAGTGGTATTTCCTGAAAACCGTAAGATTAATAACTTGATAGGTTCATTCGTATTATTGTTATATGGCTTCTTTTCTTTTAACGAGTTATTGAAAAAGCATGGGGTACATCACCAGCACCCAGCAAGCGAAGTCGATCCAGATTTTCATAACAGTCAGCATAAAAACTTTTTTGCCTGGTACTTTCACTTTATGAAAGGTTATTGGAGCTGGAAACGCTTGTTCGCTTTAATGGCTTTCTATAACCTGATTGCTTTCACCCTGCCGATCCCAGAATTGAATTTGACTTTGTTTTGGGTGATTCCTTCAATTTTGAGTTCGGTACAATTATTCTTTTTCGGCACCTTCCTACCTCATCGAGAGCCACAAGAGGGTTATAAAGATCCTCATCGCGCCAAAACTAATGCTCTGCCCGTTTTCTGGTCATTTATCACCTGTTATCATTTTGGCTACCACGAGGAACATCACGAATATCCGCATCTTCCTTGGTGGCAACTACCAGAAGCTTACAAAATGAATCAAACAGCTTCTACTTAGTAAATTACCGTTTTTACTGCCAAATGCCATTTTAAGCAGAAAAAAGGGGCGTATTAGCTACGCCCCTTTTTTGTTATTTCTTAATCGGTAATTTTTTAGGTGGCGGGAGGCTGTCTTTCTTTTTCTCTTCCAATTTTTGTTCTTCTAACTTCTTTTCTTCCAATTTTTGCGTCGCAAGAGTTTTATTCTCCAACGCTAAAGTGTTTTTTGGATCGAGTTTTAAAACTTCATCAAAGACAGCGATCGCTTCTTCTAACCGATCTAACAACAAGAGGGCGACGCCTCGACCAGCAAGACTATTCGCATCATTGGGCGTAATGCGAATCGCCTGGGCGTAAGCAGCGATCGCTTCTTCATACCGTTCCAAAGCGACTAACACGACGCCTCGGTTGTACCAAGCCTGAGATAATTCAGGATTGAAGCTAATCGCGCGATCGCTAGAGGCGAGGGCTTCGGGGTTTCTTCCCAAATGCCATAGCACCACCGTTCGGTTCGCCCAGATATCGGCAAGCAGCGATTGATTTAAGTTCGGATCGCTACTTTTAATCGCTTGATCGTAAGCGGCGAGTGCCTTGGGATAGTCTTTTACTGTCCGAAGTATCCTGCCTTTGTTAAACCAAGCTTGGGCATAGTTAGGATTAAGGGTGGTAGCGCGATCGCTCGAAACGATCGCTTCCGAGTATCTTCCCAAAAACCACAGGGTAACGCTGCGGTTGTTCCAAGCTTCCGGGTAATCAGGGTTAAGACCGATGGCGCGATCGTGAGAGGCTAATGCTTCTTCGTATTTGCCTTGTCCAGATAAAGCATTCCCCCGCTGATCCCAGGCTAATGATGGACTCGCCTCACCCCACCTCCCATCTCCTTGCAATGCTTTATCGCAGGCGGCGGCGGCGTCTTCGTACTTGCTGACTTTGTTTA
Protein-coding regions in this window:
- a CDS encoding CHAT domain-containing tetratricopeptide repeat protein, whose protein sequence is MFPQKPENLNSQKGVYLFWAAVLSLLAPFYLLPPLSAASERENILKNPQPQGDEDFISGVRASVRKSLQTSRTEKAAITKQVVKPDPVTIDNRSETSDRQSASEFNADKLLQLGIRQHQTGQFQEALKSLQRSLNLYQEIGSRTGEANVLLNIGETYFTLGQYLRSLAFYYQTLDILQAIGDQPGAAKVLDNLGNAYFYLGDEKQAKDFRDSAQKLRQEIGNPKREAAFLGNVGIAHESEGEYPEAIALYQEQLAAARESRNPNAVLDSLNNLAEAYRTLGQYPQAIDFYQQQLLIAQKSGNATEEGYFLNSIADAFEAQGQYPEAIEVRRQQVAIAQKSGDAALQLIALNNLAKAYQNGGQFEQAIALYQEPLAAARKTGDRLAEGTALNNLAFALLKSGKPEEAKETLLNSVKTWDAIRANLGSTNRYLDAQTTTYQRLQQVLIAQKQPIAALEMAEQGRIRSIVDLLRLRLSTEPVGSGLKPAPKKLTFPTIEEIKKIAKQENATLVEYSIIPDEGLYVWVIPPSGEVMFRRIELGAQNTIFPVSSIENVIAKIPESLGLQAPANSPKPTAAEAATTGNATSSSAKAPIIQPKPLLQLHQLLIKPIADLLPEDPNARVIFIPQKEMFRIPFAALVDVYGNYLIDKHTILTAPAIQVLALTKEQRGKTSGGNRLVVGNPVMPRIAPALGQAPKALPPLANAEQQALEIADFLKTKSLLIGNQATKAAVLEQMRKAKSVHLGTYAILDDVKRQGVPGAIALAPGGSDNGLLTSAEILESFAQPKGQHLRPELVVFTAVETGKGKTTGDGVIGLSTSLMAAGVPTAIVPLWSAPDAPMGALMSEFYKQLKQNDDKAKALRQAMLKIKQQNPNPKDWAGFTLIGEPR
- a CDS encoding SDR family oxidoreductase, with the protein product MASTVLITGASQGIGKATALLFAQKGYDLVMAARQADRLEAAAQEVRSLGRKALAVPTDVRDPEQVKTLVQKALEEYGTIDVLINNAGLYISGPADSFSLDDWHQTIDLNLWGYIHTIHALLPHFLERKQGTIVNLSSIGGKVPVPYLVPYNTSKFAVTGLTEALHSELAPKGIHVCGIYPNLIKSSLMERAIFGGKNVEDAQARRDQLNQVLSTPVVEKPEDVAKAIWEAVKHQRAEVLVGSANLSEASYSMFPGFMQWVFRKTFQLKDKEA
- a CDS encoding chlorophyll a/b-binding protein — translated: MQSPTDLPTVTTAYNGKDRNAFLFGWNPQAELWNGRLAMIGFLAYLLWDLAGYSVVRDVLHLVAYTR
- the crtW gene encoding beta-carotene ketolase CrtW gives rise to the protein MIQLEHAPPQQAKLPKIERSENPIIGLLIAFTIIGIWASSLVFLISLDWSQIPTVWRIPAIIWQMFLYTGLFITAHDAMHGVVFPENRKINNLIGSFVLLLYGFFSFNELLKKHGVHHQHPASEVDPDFHNSQHKNFFAWYFHFMKGYWSWKRLFALMAFYNLIAFTLPIPELNLTLFWVIPSILSSVQLFFFGTFLPHREPQEGYKDPHRAKTNALPVFWSFITCYHFGYHEEHHEYPHLPWWQLPEAYKMNQTAST